The Oscillatoria acuminata PCC 6304 genomic interval GCGATCGTTGCGGGAGATTCTCGATCGGGTAATGGCGGATATTGATCAACAGGGATTAGATGTGTTAACCCGGTTTCCAGAAGGGGATTTAGTGCGGTTTCGTCCTCTGGAACTCGCTGCGGCCCTCAATCGGTTGCGGACTTTACAAGTGTCAACACCAGGCAAGGGTTAAAACCTGAGCCCTGTCAAGGTGATAAATGGAATCCCGCCTCATCCTAAGTTTCTTGTAGGGGCGTATTGCATACGCCCTCTTTAACCATCAATGGAATCCCGCCTCATCCTAAGTTTCTTGTAGGGGCGTATTGCATACGCCCTCTTTAAACGTCAATGGAATCCCGCCTCATCCTTCTGTTTAACCGTCAATGGAATCCCGCCTCATCCTGGTTTCTTGTAGGGGCGTATTGCATACGCCCTCTTTAACCATCAATGGAATCCCGCCTCATCCTAAGTTTCTTGTAGGGGCGTATTGCATACATGAGAGAATTTATGCAATACGCCCCTACAAAGACACCTTGACAGGGTAACGGTTAAAACCTCTCTCGGGCGCAAGCATTGCGCCCCTACAGTCCTTCATCATCATGGTTTTTTCATGAGATAGAAGACATACCCAAAAAAGTCCCCATACCGATCGCAGATGTCGATTTCTCGTTCAGTTTCGGCGAGGACTTGGGATAATGCTGGGGTGAGATTCCCCGAAGCGCGTAACTGCTTAACTCGATGACTCAGAGGCGTTAGATATTCATCCCACCAGTGCGATCGCGGTAAAATAAAGGGTTCAAATACCTCATACCCCGCCTCGGTTGCTGTTTTAAGATTGTCCTCAATTGTCATCATTTCTGGATATTCCACTTGCCAAAATTCCCTGACTTCCCGAGGCGGATTGTCCTGAATCCAACTACATTCACTCACCCCCACCAGTCCGCCGTCCCGCAACAGGGGACGCCACAAGCGCAATCCGTTGGCAAACCCCAGGAGATAGATGGCCCCTTCTGACCAAATCAGGTCAAAACTGCCGGGAGGGTCCTCTAAGGCCCCCATATCGGCGTGACGAATGGTGATGCGATCGCCCAGTCCCGCTTGAACCGCCGACACTTCTAACTGTTGCAGAAACGGTTCATGCAAATCCACCGCGATCACCGACCCATTCAACTCTTGCGCCAACACCAAACTCTGCCGTCCAGGACCACATCCGAGGTCCAAAACCCGAGGCGATCGGGGCAAGGGTGGTAACCGGCGAATCGCCTCCCGCGTCGCCTCATCACTTCCCGGCCCTTCCCTAGGCAGATTGCAGTGCACCGTAAAAAATGCCTCAAAATCCATCCCCTACCCTCCTCCAACTCCGTGAAAATCCGTGAAATCCGTGGTTCCCTTCCCATTTATGCAAAAACCGGATAATATAAATGCAATTTTATCATTAAAAATCCATTCCGGTAATCAAAGATACGAATTGTCGTCCAGATTACAAATAGCCTAAACTAGAAATTAGAACTGGGTCTGGAATTCCCTGCCCCAAATTTTTCTGGTTATTATTGATACATTTTAACGCGATAAATCTAGGTTAATCGGACCGATTCCCAGCAACTAAAGTCAAGGATTAAAGCTGAATCAAGATGGTAGTACAATCTTACAACTCCACCAGAACAAAGGCCAAAACATTAGGCAAAGTGTATTTAGTTGGGGCAGGACCCGGAGACCCGGGTTTGCTGACCATTAAGGGCAAAACCCTTTTAGAATGTGCCGATGTGGTGATTTATGATGCCTTAGTCAGCCCACAAATTATTGCCCTAATTAATCCTCATGCTGAACAAATTAATGCTGGAAAACGCCGGGGACGGCATTCGTTGAAGCAAGATGAGACCACCCAAATATTAATCGAACAGGCACAGATTCATGCCGTTGTGGTGCGGTTAAAAGGCGGGGATCCGTTTGTGTTCGGTCGCGGTGGGGAAGAGATGGAGGATTTAATTGCCGCTGGGGTGGCGGTGGAGGTGGTGCCTGGGGTGACCTCGGGAATTGCGGCCCCTGCTTATGCGGGAATTCCCTTGACCCATCGGGGATATAGTTCTTCGGTGACGTTTGTGACGGGACATGAGACGGTGGGGAAATATCGACCCCAGGTGAATTGGCAGGCGATCGCCCAAGGTTCAGAAACCATCGCCGTCTATATGGGCGTGCATAATTTACCCTATATTACCCAAGAACTGCTGAATGCAGGGCTGAGTCCAGACACCCCGATCGCCTTAATTCGCTGGGGGACCCGCCCAGATCAAGAAGAACTGATTGGCACCCTAGAAACCATTGTCCAACGGGTTGAAGAAAGTGGATTTGAGGCCCCGGCGATCGCCGTGATTGGTCAGGTGGTCAATTTACATTCCATTTTGTCCACCAGTCGTCCTGCCGTTTTTGGGTAAAAAAATGCCTAAACAACCGGAATCGGGTTTCCCCTTTCCTTTGTTATTTTGAGGGGTAATTTCCGATTCTTAAGGGTAACGAGTTGCTATGATCTACCCATTCTGGAAGTTCTTGCAACTCTAACTCCATCCAAAAGAGGCTCCCTTCGCCGAGACGACTGCTGACATGGAGTTCTCCTCCCATCATTTCCACTAATTTTTTACTAATAGCGAGTCCCAGTCCGGTCCCTTCTGCCATCCGGCTTTTATCTCCAACTTGATGGAAGGGGAGAAAAATTTCGTTGAGCATTTCCTCGGGAATGCCGATGCCTGTATCTCGAATTTCAAAGCGAATTTTTCGGGAGGCCCGATGTCCGCTATTCTCCAATTCTGCCTTGAGTTCCTCGGGAGTCCCGTTGCTATTGGGGAGAGGGTGACAACCCGGGGGGCGATCGCTATTACACCACTGGCCATTGACCGCATAGCCCACTTTAAACGCAACCCAACCGGAATCGGTAAACTTAATGGCATTACCCAATAAATTAATTAAAATTTGCCGCAATCGTTTCTGATCCGTGTAAATGCCACTGGGTAAGGGAGTAACCCGCTCATAAGTAAACTCGATCCCCTTTTGTTTAGAGCGCATATCAAATAAATCAAAAATTCCCTTAAGGAAGAGGGGAAAGTTAAATTCTTGGGCATCGATTTCTAATCGGCAGGCTTCGATTTTAGCAATATCTAAAATATCAGCAATTAACGTTAAGAGATGTTCGCCGCATTGATAAATTTTAGTGAGGTCAAGTCGTTGTTGTTCCGTGAGGTCTTCTTCTTCTTCCAACATCAGTTGGGCATAGCCTAAGATCCCATTTAAAGGAGTTCGCAATTCGTGGCTCATATTGGCTAAAAATTCGCTTTTAGCACGGCTTGCAACTTCCGCCACCTCTTTAGCTTTTAATAGCTCGGCTTCGATATTATCGCAGTGTTCTGTAGTATTTTCCAGCAGAATTTCCAGGTCATTTTTTTCCTGCTTGAGCATTTCCACATCCCGGCGCAGGGTCTGGACCTCCAAAAGGAGCTGTTCTCTTGTTACTGTCTCTTCCCACATAGACTTAATCTCTTCCTTTGGCGATCGCGTGACATTTGCCGCTTTTATCCGGGTGTACTCGCCTTGTCCAAGTCTTGTCAACGTTCTAGCAGTCAAGCTCCGGTTGAGGGTCACTTTAACCTAGTTATGAAGACTTGAAAGAGGGCTAGGGATTCAACTGAGGGCAATCAGTCGCTTGGACCCTTGAGCTACCCTTATTAGAGCAGTCCCCTCTCGCCTACGGGATGGCGCAGGGTATCATGCCCCTTACGACGACCCACTCCACAGGGTCTCTCCCTATTCCCATTCCAGTTCTAAAGACGGCATCAGGCGCTGTAAGTTCTTCAATGATTTTCCCTGCCAGAGCAGGTTTTTAGACCCTTTGACAATCAGATTCACGTTTTTTTTCTGCCGTACCTTGATCACAAACTTGGAAAGTACGTTGATCCCCGAGCTATTTAAAAACTCTAGGCCCTTGAGATTGAGAATCATTGTTTCCGGTTCTTGGTCGATCGCACTTTCGAGTAATTGAATAATGGGGTCATATTCATCCATACCATTCAACCGCAGGGAACCCTGGCAGGTTAGTGTTGAGGTTTCATTCTCATACCACAGGCGATAATCGTCAGTCTTAATTTCCATCATCAGTAGTCAGTCGTTAATAAGGGATCTCGGGTTAAGGGTATTAAGGAGTAAGAGGGTCAGCTTGCCGATCCTAACCATAGTTTGCCCAGATTGGATTGCCTCCTCTCTCTTTTTTCTATGGTTGTAGTCGATACACTCACCGACTCGGAGGGATGCGCGCCGAATCACACCCTAGTTAATGGTACGGGACAATGCCAAGATAGTGTTCAGTAGAATTACCCCTTGAGTTTATTCAAAACACTGGCCCTGTAAGCCGTGAGCACTTCTGATCACTTGCGCCGTGCTCTGTAGAGCAACTGTCCCACCGGCCCAAGAATAGAATTGGATAGGGGGTCCGAGGATCACGATATTAATGAGTTTATAATAAGATCTGTACCATTGTGGTTACAGCGAGCGCTTTTTGCTCCCCATTCATATCCTGAAATTTCCACCCTATCTTAGCGCCATAGTCGTTGATCATGCTCAGAAAACCCACTCCCGATGCATTGCTGTTACCCTCTCGGGCATTTTTTTCCAGTTGTTCAATGTAGAGTTCTATGGGATCCTCAGTGCTTAACCGCTTTAAAAATGCCTGAAACCCTTTCACTTTCTCCCAGCAAATACTATTAGTAGTAACAAAAATAATTCTTTCAGAATTTAAGTGGAGTTGAATACTAATCGGATATCCCTGAGTCTCCATACTAAACTTCATGGCATTTTCTAGGAGTTCATTGGCAATATAGCTGACGGCACATTGGATTTCGGCTTTTTTATGCGAATGTGAAGCGATTTCATCACTATTGGGAAAAAATGTCGTTAAATAGTCTGCTAGAAAATCCGCCGATAATCCATTGTTTCGCCATCGCTGCTTGAGGGGAATCGAAGCGGGAGAAAATCCCAAAATCAAATATTCCGTTCCCGTGGGCAAATCCTCAATGAAGTCTCCAAATATCTCAGTCATAAGTGGGTTTTAGTGGTGAAATCAGTAATTCATAAATTGACAATTGGCAATTTGGGTACAGTAAAACAAAAAAATAGAACGGGGGGATTCTTCCACGGATCTACTCGGAAAACGGATCAGCTCACCGAACGATTGTTTCAGCAGAATCGGGGCGATCGCAGCCTAAATCGGAACTGTTGACTCTTGAAGCATTACCCTACTCCCTCGGAATTAGCCAGATTGTCAATGTTAAATGGGTGATCTGTTGCAGTCAGCCCCTTCCTCAATCCAGGGATTGCTAGTTGGAGATTGTCCGGCGGTTGGGGGACCTGCGCGATCGCTCACTCATCGGGATCATCAACCTTCAGGGTAAAGACACCCAGGGTTAAGAACAAATGACAAATGACAAATGACAAATGACAAATGACAAATGACAAATGACACTCATCCGGATCATAAACCTTTTGGGGAAAGACACCCCGGCCTTGCGAGTCACCCAGATGCTTTTATTGTATCCACAACTCATCCGGTACAGCAAGATGCCCCCCTAATTGGCGTTTTCATTTCATGTAGAAGTGGGAGACTCAGATTTCTCGGACAACCCGCAACCCCTGTGAGTCTCCCATCCCGGTTAAGCTGCCGATAATTCCCGCACCGATTCCACCCCACGCACCCGACGCCCTACTGCCGCCGCCACCGGACCCAAACTCTGCACCAACTCTACCATTTCCGGAAGAGACAGCGCCTGTCTGGCATCAGAAACCGACTGTTCCGGTTCCGGGTGACACTCAATAATCAACCCATCGGCACCCGCCGCCACCGCCGCCCTTGCTAATCCTGCCACCAATTCTCGCTTACCTGCCGCATGAGACGGGTCCACCATCACCGGCAAATGGGTAATCTGTTTCAGGGCCACCACTGCCCCCAAATCCAGAATATTCCGCGTGAACGAATCGAAACTGCGGATCCCCCGTTCACAGAGAATCACATCCGGATTCCCATGAGACAGGATATATTCGGCAGCAAACACAAATTCTTCCAGGGTTGCTGCCAGTCCCCGCTTCAACAACACAGGTTTACCCGCTTCCCCTAATGCTTTGAGTAAGTCGAAATTCTGCATATTCCGACTGCCCACTTGTAACAGATCCGCGTGGGCGACAATGCTTTCAATTTGATGAACCGACATCACCTCCGTCACCACAGGAATCCCATAGCGCTGGCGCACTGCCGATAAAATAGTTAACCCCGCATCTCCCATGCCTTGGAACGAGTAAGGGGAGGTGCGGGGTTTGAAGACGCCACCGCGTAACATTTGCACGGGTGCATGGGCGAGGTGACGGGCGACGGTTTCCATTTGTTCGAGACTCTCCACGGCACAGGGACCGCCGATGATTAATAAGTCTTGGCCCCCGATAGTGGGGCCATTGCCCATAGAGAGGACGGTTTGCTGGGTGGGATGGGATTTGCTGACGAGTTTGGCATTTTTCATGGTGTGACTCCTTGTACAACTCAATAAGATGGACGATAAAAAAGCCCGGAACTTGTTAGAAGTTCCGGGCGGAGGCGATTTGGCATCATGACAAAACCTACCCAGAACTCTTTCTGAGCCAAAAGTAAAAACCAAAAAACCAGTTAGGGAGATGGGATGTCATGGCGATCGCCTCTTTGTTTTGCGAGATCATTCTTCCAACCAATAAAAAACCGCAGCGTTGCTTCTGCGGTTCACCAGGGGTTTCCATGTCAAAATGGATTCACGGCTGGTGAACCAAGATAAACCAAAAATAAAAGAAGGGGCTGGGGTTTAACATGATCAGAAGAATCGATGACTCAATTAAATTTATGCCTAGATACGGTAACCGTAACAAAGCTCAGACCTGATGTCAACCCCTCCGGTGCGATCGCTTTCAATCGTCATTTCTACCTAGAGATAGAGACAGGGAAACACTCACCAGGTGCAGTCCTCCCATCCCAACCCTCCTCAGCTTACTAAATAAGGAGACAGACGAGGTTTCTCAAACTCACGGGAACCGAAGCCGGGTTTGAAGAGATAACTTGTTCCCCCTCACTTAAATTTAGGAAAGAACCCCAGTTTCTCAAGCGAACATGAGATCAATCCCTTGTCCCTCCTTCAGCAGGCAGTTGTTGCGATGAATTTTGACGGCGTTTAACTTGTTCAATATCTCGATATTCCGCTTGGGGTTGTTCATAGCATTGGGTTTCACCGGGCAATTGTAATCCCGATTCCTCATGGAGAGCCTCAAAAATCCCCTCCGCTCGTTGACGGAGTTGTTCTTCATCTAATAGGCGATCGCCAAAGGCATTGATGGAAATATTATTCGCTCCTAATTCTTTTTCTGGGGTAATCACGGTGACTATTTCTTCCCCGGCAATATTTTTGACCTTAACGACATAAGCATTGCGATAATCCGTCCCTTCGTAACTCGCATCCGCCTGGGGGTCTGCCAATTGATAGCCGTAAGATTCCAGCAGTTCCACCACCGTATCGGCAATTTCCGCCCGCATTTGGGAGAGAATCACTTGCATTTTAGCTTCGTTGGCAATGTCCGCTAGTTCCGGACGGAGGGCTGCAATTTGTTGGGCTAATTCCTGAATTTGTTCTGTGGTTAGGGTGGATTCCCCTGTGGTGAGTTGTTGTTGAAACGTATCGAGCTTTTGGTGATAAGCACTTAACCGTCCATCGGTCCAATAATCCACTTCTGCCTGAAAGGTTTCGACTTCCCCCCCAGATTCTCCCAGTTCAATTTCGATTTGCCGATGGGCTTGCACTTCCGTAATTAGGGTTTGCAAATCTTCTAATGTTGCGGTATAATAAAGTAACCATTCTTGTTCTTTTTGTTCCAGTTCTAGGCGCAAATCGGCGAGTTTGAGATAGGTGTCTTGGGAGGTGGCGATCGCCGCTTCAAAAACCCCAGCAGCTAAGTTTTGGTTGGCCAAGTCTAAATTGCGCCGTAAGTCAGCCAGTTGATGCGGAGCAAAGCGCTGGTGTTGGTAATCGCGATCGATTTGCTGCCAGATTTGTTCCACATCCGTGAGCAGTTCTTGGGCCAATTTTGCTTTATATTGTCGTTCCTGTTCTAGGGTGTCAAATACTCGGTCAATTTGCTGTTGGAGCATTTGTTGTCCCGTTTCCCGCGCTTGTCGTTCTTCCTTCAAGAGTTCGGAGAATTTCTGATTTAATTGTTGATTAAGAGCCAGATATTCTTGACGTTGGTCCGCTGTAATGCGAAGATATTCAGTCCGCTGTTTTTCAAAACCCGATCGCATGGCAGAAGTGAGGCGATCGCCTTCTTGAAGGAGCGCCTGTTGTTGTCGCACCTCG includes:
- a CDS encoding SAM-dependent methyltransferase, whose translation is MDFEAFFTVHCNLPREGPGSDEATREAIRRLPPLPRSPRVLDLGCGPGRQSLVLAQELNGSVIAVDLHEPFLQQLEVSAVQAGLGDRITIRHADMGALEDPPGSFDLIWSEGAIYLLGFANGLRLWRPLLRDGGLVGVSECSWIQDNPPREVREFWQVEYPEMMTIEDNLKTATEAGYEVFEPFILPRSHWWDEYLTPLSHRVKQLRASGNLTPALSQVLAETEREIDICDRYGDFFGYVFYLMKKP
- the cobA gene encoding uroporphyrinogen-III C-methyltransferase, with the translated sequence MVVQSYNSTRTKAKTLGKVYLVGAGPGDPGLLTIKGKTLLECADVVIYDALVSPQIIALINPHAEQINAGKRRGRHSLKQDETTQILIEQAQIHAVVVRLKGGDPFVFGRGGEEMEDLIAAGVAVEVVPGVTSGIAAPAYAGIPLTHRGYSSSVTFVTGHETVGKYRPQVNWQAIAQGSETIAVYMGVHNLPYITQELLNAGLSPDTPIALIRWGTRPDQEELIGTLETIVQRVEESGFEAPAIAVIGQVVNLHSILSTSRPAVFG
- a CDS encoding sensor histidine kinase, yielding MTRLGQGEYTRIKAANVTRSPKEEIKSMWEETVTREQLLLEVQTLRRDVEMLKQEKNDLEILLENTTEHCDNIEAELLKAKEVAEVASRAKSEFLANMSHELRTPLNGILGYAQLMLEEEEDLTEQQRLDLTKIYQCGEHLLTLIADILDIAKIEACRLEIDAQEFNFPLFLKGIFDLFDMRSKQKGIEFTYERVTPLPSGIYTDQKRLRQILINLLGNAIKFTDSGWVAFKVGYAVNGQWCNSDRPPGCHPLPNSNGTPEELKAELENSGHRASRKIRFEIRDTGIGIPEEMLNEIFLPFHQVGDKSRMAEGTGLGLAISKKLVEMMGGELHVSSRLGEGSLFWMELELQELPEWVDHSNSLPLRIGNYPSK
- a CDS encoding slr1659 superfamily regulator codes for the protein MEIKTDDYRLWYENETSTLTCQGSLRLNGMDEYDPIIQLLESAIDQEPETMILNLKGLEFLNSSGINVLSKFVIKVRQKKNVNLIVKGSKNLLWQGKSLKNLQRLMPSLELEWE
- a CDS encoding DUF6272 family protein codes for the protein MTEIFGDFIEDLPTGTEYLILGFSPASIPLKQRWRNNGLSADFLADYLTTFFPNSDEIASHSHKKAEIQCAVSYIANELLENAMKFSMETQGYPISIQLHLNSERIIFVTTNSICWEKVKGFQAFLKRLSTEDPIELYIEQLEKNAREGNSNASGVGFLSMINDYGAKIGWKFQDMNGEQKALAVTTMVQILL
- the aroF gene encoding 3-deoxy-7-phosphoheptulonate synthase is translated as MKNAKLVSKSHPTQQTVLSMGNGPTIGGQDLLIIGGPCAVESLEQMETVARHLAHAPVQMLRGGVFKPRTSPYSFQGMGDAGLTILSAVRQRYGIPVVTEVMSVHQIESIVAHADLLQVGSRNMQNFDLLKALGEAGKPVLLKRGLAATLEEFVFAAEYILSHGNPDVILCERGIRSFDSFTRNILDLGAVVALKQITHLPVMVDPSHAAGKRELVAGLARAAVAAGADGLIIECHPEPEQSVSDARQALSLPEMVELVQSLGPVAAAVGRRVRGVESVRELSAA